Proteins found in one Fimbriimonadia bacterium genomic segment:
- a CDS encoding PDZ domain-containing protein, with the protein MIGFFRSALTAASLGVLATGGIGCMMPLVLLIQDDSVAPHAGMIRYPDVSAKHIVFTYSGNLWVMPRTGGVAQPLTSAVGGEVFAKFSPDGSQVAFLGGYDAGSDIYTLPVEGGVPFRVTYHPNQEIPCDWTASGDILFFSYGRDLHGSQSQLMRVPASGGQPKKLPVPYGANGAISPDGKWLAYVLHSTDFSTWKRYTGGQATDIWLFHLETHQSKKITDWMGTDSLPMWHGDTVYYLSDDGPSHRLNIWAYDTKSGRRRQVTRYADFDVKWPSIGPGPDGKGEIVYQHGPDIRLLDLATGESKRVEVRIPGARPTLRARAVNAARYLSSFDLSPTGKRVVVSARGDVWSLPAEEGTLRNMTRTSGVFEREPTWSPDGKWIAYWSDESGEYELYLMPSDGSGETKKLTSLGAGYRQNLTWSPDSKNLVFQDEKGRICLISAEGGEPKVVDTDGSGYNSRVAWSHDSSWLVYTKLSNTRLSAVWLYNVAEDKATQVTAGVFPDSWPVFDRKGDYLFLASNRNVTSPVFDEFGGWRAVYANTDVLLAVPLRKDIKSPFLPKSDEESFKKDTKPAGEGDKKDDKPASDGDKSREEEKPLAIDLDGFESRAIRLPVPPGSFHSLNVTADGKLMYTRSGSGIKLFEMSGPQAQEQPVLAGVEQFTISADGKKLLVAVGDGLAVISASPNQKTEKMVPMQGMTANVEPREEWRQIFNDAWRLFRDYFYAGNMHGVDWPAIREQYSRMLEDCSSRGDLNYILGEMIGELNVGHAYIWEVGDVEQAPPANVGLLGCDYEVHRGAYRISRILGGAAWDDDARGPLGQPGVDVKVGDYVLAVNGVPIDVSKEIHAAFLNTAGRTITITVSENPVMDEKARDVVVKPTANEGALRYRTWVEKNRKYVEERSGGRVGYIHVPDTANNGLNELNRQFIGQMNKEALIVDERWNGGGQSPDKFIELLNRPALSYFHTRNGRNDPVPGISHLGPKCMLINSLAGSGGDAFPYYFRKAGVGKLIGTRTWGGLVGLSWNPELIDGGVLRVPRHAFFETDGTWGVEGYGVAPDIEVVDDPALMVDGGDPQLDAAIRHMLDELKRRPYVAPKTPEYPDRSGIGLHPKDR; encoded by the coding sequence ATGATCGGGTTCTTTCGTTCGGCTTTGACGGCTGCGTCGCTCGGGGTGTTGGCCACGGGCGGCATCGGTTGCATGATGCCCCTGGTGCTGCTGATTCAGGATGATAGCGTTGCTCCCCACGCGGGGATGATCCGCTATCCGGATGTGAGTGCGAAGCACATCGTGTTCACATACTCGGGCAATCTGTGGGTTATGCCGCGGACCGGAGGGGTTGCACAGCCACTCACGAGCGCCGTCGGGGGTGAGGTCTTTGCCAAGTTCAGCCCAGACGGCTCGCAGGTGGCTTTCCTGGGCGGCTATGATGCCGGTTCGGATATCTACACGCTGCCGGTCGAGGGCGGAGTGCCGTTCCGCGTCACATACCATCCCAACCAAGAAATCCCGTGCGACTGGACGGCGTCCGGTGACATTCTCTTCTTTTCGTACGGCAGGGACTTGCATGGCTCGCAATCGCAACTGATGCGTGTGCCTGCATCTGGAGGGCAGCCCAAAAAACTCCCGGTGCCGTACGGCGCGAACGGAGCGATCAGCCCGGATGGAAAGTGGCTGGCTTACGTGCTGCACTCGACGGACTTCTCTACCTGGAAGCGGTACACCGGAGGGCAGGCGACGGACATATGGCTGTTCCACCTAGAAACCCACCAGTCGAAGAAGATCACGGACTGGATGGGCACGGACTCGCTCCCGATGTGGCATGGCGACACCGTGTACTACCTGTCCGACGACGGTCCGTCTCATCGCCTCAACATCTGGGCCTACGACACGAAGAGCGGTCGGCGACGACAGGTTACGAGGTATGCAGACTTCGACGTGAAGTGGCCTTCCATCGGACCGGGTCCCGATGGAAAAGGAGAAATCGTGTACCAGCACGGACCGGATATCCGCCTGCTCGACCTCGCTACGGGCGAGAGCAAGAGGGTGGAGGTTCGTATTCCGGGAGCTAGGCCGACGCTGAGGGCTCGCGCCGTCAACGCGGCGCGCTACCTTTCTTCCTTTGACCTATCGCCCACCGGAAAGCGCGTCGTGGTGTCGGCGCGGGGCGACGTTTGGTCGCTGCCCGCCGAAGAAGGCACGTTGCGCAACATGACGCGAACGAGCGGCGTGTTTGAGCGCGAGCCGACATGGAGCCCGGACGGCAAGTGGATCGCCTATTGGTCCGACGAGAGCGGGGAGTACGAGCTGTACCTGATGCCGTCGGACGGCTCGGGTGAGACGAAGAAACTCACTTCGCTCGGAGCGGGTTATCGCCAGAACCTGACGTGGTCGCCAGATTCGAAGAATCTCGTGTTCCAGGACGAGAAGGGCCGTATCTGTCTTATCTCGGCGGAAGGCGGCGAGCCGAAGGTGGTGGACACTGACGGAAGCGGCTACAACTCCAGGGTTGCGTGGTCTCACGATTCCTCCTGGCTGGTCTACACGAAGTTGTCGAACACCCGCCTGTCGGCAGTGTGGCTGTACAACGTAGCAGAAGACAAGGCGACGCAAGTCACGGCGGGCGTGTTCCCCGATAGCTGGCCCGTGTTCGACCGCAAGGGCGACTATCTGTTTCTCGCCAGCAATCGAAACGTGACTTCGCCCGTGTTCGACGAGTTCGGAGGGTGGAGAGCGGTTTACGCTAACACGGACGTGCTGCTCGCCGTGCCGTTGCGAAAAGATATCAAGTCGCCGTTCCTGCCCAAGAGCGACGAGGAGAGCTTCAAGAAGGACACTAAGCCTGCGGGGGAAGGTGACAAGAAGGACGACAAGCCGGCCAGTGACGGGGACAAATCGAGAGAAGAGGAGAAGCCCCTAGCAATAGACCTGGATGGGTTCGAATCCAGAGCTATTCGGCTACCAGTTCCTCCGGGCTCCTTTCACAGCCTGAACGTCACAGCGGACGGGAAATTGATGTACACGCGGAGCGGATCGGGCATCAAGCTGTTCGAGATGAGCGGACCGCAGGCGCAAGAGCAGCCGGTGCTCGCGGGGGTCGAGCAATTCACCATCTCGGCGGACGGCAAGAAGCTGCTCGTAGCCGTGGGTGATGGGCTGGCGGTCATCTCTGCGTCACCCAACCAGAAAACAGAGAAGATGGTACCGATGCAGGGCATGACTGCGAACGTCGAGCCTCGCGAGGAGTGGAGGCAGATATTCAACGATGCATGGCGGCTATTCCGTGACTACTTCTATGCTGGGAACATGCACGGCGTGGACTGGCCAGCTATCCGGGAGCAATATTCCAGGATGCTGGAAGACTGCTCGAGCCGGGGCGACCTGAACTACATTTTGGGTGAGATGATAGGCGAGCTCAACGTCGGGCACGCATACATCTGGGAGGTCGGCGACGTGGAGCAGGCACCTCCCGCAAACGTCGGGCTGTTAGGCTGCGACTACGAAGTCCACCGAGGAGCGTATCGCATCTCGCGGATTCTCGGTGGGGCCGCTTGGGATGACGATGCGCGTGGACCGCTGGGTCAGCCAGGAGTTGATGTGAAGGTGGGCGACTACGTGCTGGCAGTGAATGGTGTGCCTATAGACGTGAGCAAGGAGATTCACGCTGCGTTCCTAAACACCGCGGGGCGTACGATCACGATAACCGTGAGCGAGAACCCGGTGATGGACGAGAAGGCGCGCGACGTAGTGGTCAAGCCAACAGCCAACGAAGGAGCACTGCGCTACCGCACGTGGGTGGAGAAGAACCGTAAGTATGTCGAGGAGAGGAGTGGCGGGCGTGTCGGTTACATCCATGTGCCGGATACGGCTAACAACGGGCTGAACGAACTGAACCGCCAGTTCATCGGGCAGATGAACAAAGAAGCGCTCATCGTGGACGAGCGCTGGAACGGGGGTGGACAATCTCCTGACAAGTTCATCGAACTGCTCAATCGCCCTGCACTCTCATACTTCCACACACGGAACGGGCGAAACGACCCGGTGCCCGGCATCTCACACCTCGGACCGAAGTGCATGCTGATCAACTCGCTTGCCGGCTCCGGCGGCGACGCATTCCCTTACTACTTCCGCAAGGCAGGCGTTGGAAAGCTCATCGGCACGCGCACGTGGGGCGGCCTCGTCGGCCTCTCGTGGAATCCGGAACTGATAGATGGTGGGGTGCTTCGCGTACCCAGGCATGCCTTCTTCGAGACCGACGGCACGTGGGGAGTGGAGGGCTACGGCGTGGCCCCGGACATCGAGGTGGTTGACGATCCCGCGCTGATGGTAGATGGTGGCGATCCGCAGCTCGACGCTGCGATTCGACACATGCTGGACGAACTCAAGCGCAGGCCCTATGTGGCGCCCAAGACGCCCGAGTATCCGGACAGGAGCGGGATAGGACTGCATCCAAAGGA